gaatggtagcagacgcagaggctgcaaaccgaaggtcccggcacatacatcagtCCATGTGAGATAACTTCTCCTTCGAAATCAATACAGTTTTCTCCTAaagccactgaaaacgattaccagcgtcaatatctttgccactcgacaatttttcgtacttcgcctcatatattctccatgttagacataccataaaatatttcgtgcaatcgcgtattcctgtctaatgtcaggaattctctttccatagatcTGCGTTtcccatattaaatattttgcttatcagtaaacattcttacaatttgtgattaatactgtacgtacaagaacgttaagtttttgacgttgtaatatttcacatgaaataataatggctgtatatcgactaacttattaattaattaaattcgtgtatatcaagtttcctatcatttaatactttcgtgtaactacagagatttgatactatgaaatgaaatataaaacttggtaaaaagacgcgcttcgttaggaaatgagggtaatgatgcaaatattttttgtagccattatatagaatttcgatggtataattaatcagtatcaacttaccagcccctgacgggaagaaagtgacaaaaataacctgcaagcagatgagcattgcaagtattttcgagtacgagttcttcatggttgtaaaagatcaggggatgttgtcgctctagaataggggaaaatcagctgtttaaataactgttgtgtgggcactggagtgcgtagaccagaaatatctgcgacaaaaatcagaatgcatttgttttcacatgattggatcaattttgtgtaggactaagctgactgaacctaacacgggataattgtccaacttacgaccttaacaagcccgcttgattccctataagcgcttgaaattgatgcttgtattctttcgagattatcaagctttgcccccccccttagatcgtgttttctcaaacagaaaatattggaagcgtactcgttggcaaaacagttcacggatagttcgtcctctgcttggtatttgtttcaataccgttaacaaataaattcatgaaacatagtggtatcgcataaattgaaaataaaagctttgcgtatacttgggagttgaactttggctattatacgtatgttatatatgtcgggtcggcgttaacatttgagttagggttgagggcgtgaaacgaatccctattggcgctagacgtgatcattatgcaataaaggagatatttactagtgcaaatatgactatgatggaattggacaagtaatcggataattaggtactcgagaagctaatgacaatgatcctaggctcactaacgaatccgcggtcaaggggatgacggactctacttttcctcagcgtctaagttgtactcaatattaatgcacgaggcaatcactacgtatctgagagttacttgaatcgtctttgagatcgtaccggagagtggttctccatcacggtaacgctgtcgaggaaaactatgatgggtgtgcccaagggcacgaaatcatcggattcgtggagaaaagccttcattcggaaagtgagggaaattggcgttactgttaattggtcaatttccatgttggtggttagggaagggtgctagccgcccttaagagaaagttcgagaagaggaagcgtcgttggtgagaaaaatagatttctcctattttctcgtagttgggacgaggactgtttgtcggtttgaaggactttagttaaacagaccttaagatttatagcaggtcctcgggctagctgaacatgtactgtggagacgcgtcgacatctggtaatcatcttactcaaagaatagagtctgcgtgtggcgagccacgggacagaaatcgttgaaatgcttaccgtcgtgccccgtcctaagtatttcttttaaggagagctatagggttacttcatgcctttgttagacaaaacgttcatcccttgaccgcgactacgttcggcgactggttgtcgcctcgagcccgagctcactatcataaatctcaaataagtacagtcgaatcgaatgacaacagtttcttaattcggctatggtgaaaaccaaattacaatactaggggtcttcccaaagttccgaagggaaggttccagtattctttcatctccgacatatatatataatacacaattatatgtacatatatagaagattgcttagaatttggagcttaataacatatctcaaaatcattgacattaaagaaggtgaaccttacttgaacgatgaaacgtttgatcagataatgttcttcgttcgatactaaaggaaattgagaagaaacatcgaaaattcgttaataaaacgaatttctttgtttctgtgagataataaacttgatatacgtattggtttttaaaatcaatatatctaaccaatgggcacacttttaacaagggtgatggaacataccaaaaatctttcaagatggtcttggcaacggaagagtcgaaaatatgacaattataaatgaaaaattctaatattttacagctgacaacgataaagaactccagatattctcctaattaatttacaacaaattcgcgtatatgatcgatagctgacgtcattgtgccccacagcccttgtaaaacgataagaatttcctggaaaaacttgtagccacgaaatgaaaaatatgataaaacttctaacaagagtactgagacgagcaactttgtacttaccctttcggagtagggaacgtgattaaacgtccgcgagttcgaaacttttgtaagtcactggcacggccgctgcttatggtgggaatgtaatagatatgtcggagatgaaagaacaccggagcctcccctttggagcgatgggaggacccccttagcgctgtaatccagatttcatcatagccgcactaagaaactgttgtaattcgatccgactgtacttattcgaaatttatgatagtgagctcgggctcgaggtgacaaccggtcgccgaacgtagtcgcggtcaagggatgaacgttttatctaacagaggcatgaagtaactctatagctttccttaaaagaaatacttgggacggggcacgacggtaaacatttcaacgatttctgtcccgtggctcgccacacgcagactttgtccttcgggtaagacgattgccagatgccaacgcatcttcacagtatatgtttagctgggcgaggacccgctacgaatattaaatttcaattacacaaagtctctcaaatagacaaatggcctgtgccccgactacgggaagataagagaaatctatccttccacgaacgacgcttctcgctagcaactttccccaaggacagctaatatctttctctaaccaccaacatggaaattgaccaattaacagcaacgtcaatttccctcacccttcgagcgaagacttttctccgcgaatccgatgatctcgtgcccttaggcacacccatcatagttttcttcgacagcgtcaccgcgacggagagtcactctctagtgcgatctcatcagtaatcgacctgtctttcgtatacgaaataattgcccccgtgctctaacatatagtgtaacttagacgcaaacgaagggtaaagtccagtatccgttgaccgcggaaacgttgccggagccgagaccattgtcatagtgccgcgaatatcgaaaccttgcgattatctatcgacgctgtaaatctccctaatttgtgtcaataaactcaaccattgttacaccgcacctatggctaattccaacgaagattcaccgaacacccccacccccaatcctgacgtgcgtccgacagatataagtacagagcgcgtgagcgaactaaaaacgcgatatagggctaaagagagagaccgttccgtccttctctaatgcccgcgtacttgtaccggaaatatgtaacaacggtaaacgagcgccgtcagtgtccactagtgtgcatgcctgattaaacaaggacaggaaatgcctatatacagccttctctttctatttccatgtcgcatccatcttactatacagtagacaggactcgactattccatcattatattcgcaccctgcttatgcGTGAACCAACatcgccatgacaacaaatcgttcgtctcctgtttgatgctcagttttcaacggagttgaagggaaactttataagagaaaggaagtgacggattgtctcaaagtaataaacgaaaattctcgtaactatcgaaaaacgatagtcaatacaaggatatcattatcacatttaaaactatcacaatgaacggtgatttatcgctgcaaggtaccacaaataagatatcttataatttgcgaaaagaggtaaggaatattctagattttagactttggaacttccatgacagtcatgagtgtgttttgtcattgatttgccatattgcgtttttcacaattgttgttcattttttgtgatattttacactcgcacatagtatctatgattttttctttcgataattcttataattattgtcaataattaattatttataaccatttacgctgtattatatatcattaagatttatctttgcacgtatcaagatggtagataacaaaattatgtgtaacaaattgattaaactcgcaatgtaacagaaaattgcatgaaaatctttatattattaataattattgttaataataaaaaaaataaatgtcgcattaggaggagagtcgtacttcggaacgtaatcggaacatattgtaccttatatgtgattatttgggacgcaatgggtgagtacattgcaatttagatatcttcttagttgcaattttttcgaataatatcggtgaccaatcgaaatagaaattagtgcggaaagaggggaaggaaccaaaatttgaaaatcgacatcggtaactcagtagttatagaataactcaatcgataacgtagattaactagttataaatgaaaatatatataaattcaaactttaaaaattggaaattaaaaagcagaaggcaaaatattatcgccgaggatttatataataataaatagacagtacattctttttgtctgtcttacctagaaataaaacagttaattgatgattatcgtatagtgtgtactcatagcataaaatttgttcaatgaattaaaaattatattttttagatatgtagacattagcgatgtattaatccgggaagctcgtctacctcggaaatatcgagtctgcgacaacgtcgatttggaaattattcttacagaatatgaaaattattacaagatgaaattccaaaaatatcctatattgtgcaagaaaataactgaaaaggaaataaagacgagggaaatgacaaatgcgaacaaagtgtaagaatttaaattatttaacactattcaacgttctcaacgtattcaacgtatcgattacaatatcattcaatcttcgaagaagtagtaaaacgtgtcaaatctgttagcaaagaaacgagaagtgagtctgtgaaagggaggaatgtacaacagaagatgacgggtgacgctacggatgatattaatctcgcaatgacagtgacaccaattttcgccaatgaaagcgatggagcttcatcagaagagctatttaacgtctcaatggaacaatccacgcaatcaaagatatcgcaACGGGCtcggaagctttatatagacaatccggaattgcggaagattgctgaagacatttcatgcgtaagttattttcgattaatatacgtattgtaaagctttttaaaaataaaatacctatcgataaacaatccactgtatatcaatgacgcagggatttcagtaaagctttaaataacgaattacataacacttacggaaattaatacggagattatgcgccatttcatctttgtattgtcgcaggaaatcatactgacaaaattaaatgtatattgggacaacattgtaggcctagaggaatgtaaatctgctattaaggaggccattgtgtatccccttaagtaccctatcttttttaatggcccattttctccctggaaaggtattctgctatacggaccacctggtacaggtaagatactcgtatttctttcattcccgtacatgtttacaatcaattacgaaatagggaagacgatgttggcgaaggcagtcgcaacagaatgccaatgcaccttttttaacataacggccagctcattggtgagcaaatggagaggcgattccgagaagtatatccgtgtaagttgatttcctttgtctatgaagaagagattctaggtttaaaaagatttgtttttatttgtcgtcattcatatataaatagaatagttgtttggaaaacgaaatgatattacgttcgtgatgaaacaatgaatttaaggaattttgaatataatatttaataaataataaatacatttgttaaactgaacaggttttatttgaacttgcctataattattcgcctacaattatttttatcgacgagattgactggataggcacaaataaaggagtaaactgtacattgtctgaacctgcaaagagattcagatcagaacttctttctagattggatggattagtatctaacgaaaattctaatgtagttcttttggctgcaactaattgcccttggtatgtatatcacgctatttcaatgttttctaagtagaaaatatcttaatatcataattattcattatcttaatcttaattattgtgttgttcggaatattccttcgttattattaatataacagaacaataatatttattgtaaatatattattagggacattgatgcagctttacacagacgcctcgaaaagaaaatatacgtatcattaccaaatgaagttactcgactcgatatgttcaaattataccttagcaaccagttattagagaatatggatattgtaacccacataataaaatctactgaaaaatattcttgcgcggatataaaattgctttgtaagcaagcatggctgctagaaataagtccaatgtgggaaaaacttgaaaaaaaagaaacatctgttacgactttgaaatatgaattaaagaattatgaaataatagcaaaattgttaaaaacaatgtcacctacagtcacggatgtggatagatataaagcgcggaataaatatgtatgccataagaacatattttaaaaaatataaatggttatcataatatatatcattaatataattatcgttcgaaaaattgttcgtgtgcgtgcatgtatgtgtgcgcacgcgctataaacaagtttgaaatgttcgttctacatatatgtatacgtggtatacgtattcccttataatatataatatgtgtaatctgagtggtaatatatccacgtattacatatgtgttagtgtattttatcgataatctgtcttttatttcctcttatcttattaacgcatgtatgggcgcgtatatgcgccgggcgaaagctatgggtgtagactcagaacacatatatgcgttttttgcaagtattccgcatggcctaaggacagatatacgcgtttgtcgatttttccgatcaagtagaagtaatactattacatttatgtgagataaatatgaatgtattccttagtaacggcagtaagcaaatgccaataatgtctcgttataattgtctacctgtttcgaggacagtcgcatctaattatcgagaagaaaatgtgttgtttgtgagaaaaataagagaatgcagaaaatgcgatgtcggattatgtatcgataattgtcttgaaatttttctcatacaactgaattattagccaaattctgttgtaaattctaaatgtttattgtaaatttcaatgtttaaaataaataatcaatactaaaaaataacgctcttgaattatttaatctcgtgcaaaagaattactataacttattacgctttgcgctttcaatagtcaatcaacagagttcagtctaacgaagaagttccctcctacgctaacgaactgtcctgtttttgcgtccaggctttcaggacataaattaaaatatcgcacataagcacagcgtaacagcggcttaaatttaagttacaataataatcttaaaaaaaaaaaagaaaaaaaatgtaataatgcatggctatgtcgtaccgtcgcgtatcggtacttttgcctgtaccaccctacaatcagaattcagcgtttattctggaagaaaatcatgtaaaaaaaaaatatgtaaaaaatctggaattaataaacaaagatttaaaaaaatcaacaattaaacaagggattgagatgaccaatcccgctcacgctgcgaacttcgaacgcggaagagtcgagccgtggccatgatgggtgattccaggaatcggtcgcgtatggcaggatctgccatgctttaccgatcccagccgcgccgatttccgtcaacaggcacagtaacggagatatttggaacagaagcagccgcatattcgtctatctgaaattaaagagatgatttcatgtagaagatacaaattcgttccctgatattgaaatgccgaacacgaggaaaatgagacatgcaaatgacaaagtcgatgatcaataggaagataacataaacaattgtagattacaaggaaaattttgaaaaatgatacgtgttctaataatagaatataaataataaaaaggagaatgtaattgccattcttctatgtattttaatttatgagacgtaacttctgaatgacctgtaatgCCCGTTTCCGCGGCATTATGCGCCGAGTTCCGGACTACGCGTAGACCCGGTAGCGCGATTGTTCACTCGATTACATTTACCATAGCGAAATCGAACTAGAATTCGACTCGACACGCGTACGCGCGCAACCACTGAAAGTTCAACGCACCAGTACCGTCAGacgattcgaaacttgtgaatcatctgctaacgatacgtatccaccgtcaaaatttttcattgcaataatttttcataacgttgcaacgatcgctatattttcaatatacatgtatgatcgtaataaagagtgtttactcttcttagactgttatttgtacaacattatacggaaatgtatgttttacgtgatatggcttctctcgacgcgtggatccattgggaaaactgctatatttatggtaacttaatcgttacaataacatgagaacacgtaaaaccgactcaaagttgtaaaaacatgcttgatacaactcaagtgtattatatacgtttgaagcatcaccgcccattactacaccatcaacatcaatcatgttccacaccacggtcattcttctgcaaaaaacgttaattaaaagagaaagagaaagaagaattactgcacaaacttcgacaaccatgggacttccgtatacatatacaacaatgagatcaccgtgaaattgtcttatcttgttcttttaatcgcgaaaaatctgtccgtaagttcgtggaccgtgtcgaacagaacgctatatacgaggtagaacgggtttttgtccgactgttgcacggttaagagcacgacgagcaacattgttcgtggcgataaaatgaaagtaaa
The Bombus affinis isolate iyBomAffi1 chromosome 2, iyBomAffi1.2, whole genome shotgun sequence genome window above contains:
- the LOC126929029 gene encoding katanin p60 ATPase-containing subunit A-like 2 isoform X1; the encoded protein is MKFQKYPILCKKITEKEIKTREMTNANKVKETRSESVKGRNVQQKMTGDATDDINLAMTVTPIFANESDGASSEELFNVSMEQSTQSKISQRARKLYIDNPELRKIAEDISCEIILTKLNVYWDNIVGLEECKSAIKEAIVYPLKYPIFFNGPFSPWKGILLYGPPGTGKTMLAKAVATECQCTFFNITASSLVSKWRGDSEKYIRVLFELAYNYSPTIIFIDEIDWIGTNKGVNCTLSEPAKRFRSELLSRLDGLVSNENSNVVLLAATNCPWDIDAALHRRLEKKIYVSLPNEVTRLDMFKLYLSNQLLENMDIVTHIIKSTEKYSCADIKLLCKQAWLLEISPMWEKLEKKETSVTTLKYELKNYEIIAKLLKTMSPTVTDVDRYKARNKYVCHKNIF
- the LOC126929029 gene encoding katanin p60 ATPase-containing subunit A-like 2 isoform X2 is translated as MTGDATDDINLAMTVTPIFANESDGASSEELFNVSMEQSTQSKISQRARKLYIDNPELRKIAEDISCEIILTKLNVYWDNIVGLEECKSAIKEAIVYPLKYPIFFNGPFSPWKGILLYGPPGTGKTMLAKAVATECQCTFFNITASSLVSKWRGDSEKYIRVLFELAYNYSPTIIFIDEIDWIGTNKGVNCTLSEPAKRFRSELLSRLDGLVSNENSNVVLLAATNCPWDIDAALHRRLEKKIYVSLPNEVTRLDMFKLYLSNQLLENMDIVTHIIKSTEKYSCADIKLLCKQAWLLEISPMWEKLEKKETSVTTLKYELKNYEIIAKLLKTMSPTVTDVDRYKARNKYVCHKNIF